One Mycolicibacterium crocinum DNA window includes the following coding sequences:
- the hisS gene encoding histidine--tRNA ligase, translated as MSEFQAPKGVPDYLPPESAEFVAVRDGLLRTARLAGYGDVELPIFEDTALFARGVGESTDVVSKEMYTFADRGERSVTLRPEGTAGVMRAVIEHGLDRGALPVKLCYSGPFFRYERPQAGRYRQLQQVGVEAIGVDDPALDAEVIAVADAGFRSLGLRDFRLEITSLGDDTCRPQYRELLQEFLFKLDLDEDTRRRAEINPLRVLDDKRPAVREATADAPVMLDHLSDAAKQHFDTVLAHLDALGVPYVINPRMVRGLDYYTKTTFEFVHDGLGAQSGIGGGGRYDGLMRQLGGQDLSGIGFGLGVDRTVLALRAEGKTVGNPSRCDVFGVPLGEQAKLVVARLAALLRAEGVRVDLAYGDRGLKGAMRAADRSGARIALVAGDRDIEAGTVGVKDLADGTQVDIPVDSVVAEVITRLA; from the coding sequence GTGAGCGAATTCCAGGCACCCAAGGGTGTCCCTGATTACCTGCCGCCCGAGTCGGCCGAGTTTGTCGCGGTCCGCGACGGCCTGCTGCGGACGGCCCGGCTGGCCGGCTACGGCGATGTCGAGCTGCCGATCTTCGAGGACACCGCGCTGTTCGCGCGCGGAGTCGGTGAATCTACCGATGTGGTGTCCAAGGAGATGTACACCTTCGCCGACCGTGGTGAGCGGTCGGTGACCCTGCGGCCCGAGGGCACCGCGGGCGTTATGCGCGCGGTCATCGAGCACGGCTTGGACCGCGGCGCGCTGCCGGTGAAGCTCTGCTATTCGGGCCCGTTCTTCCGTTACGAGCGCCCGCAGGCCGGCCGCTACCGGCAGCTGCAGCAGGTCGGGGTCGAGGCCATCGGTGTGGACGACCCGGCGCTGGACGCCGAGGTGATCGCCGTCGCCGACGCCGGCTTCCGTTCCTTGGGGCTCAGGGATTTCCGCCTGGAGATCACCTCGCTGGGTGACGACACCTGCCGCCCGCAGTACCGAGAGTTGTTGCAGGAGTTCCTGTTCAAGCTCGATCTGGACGAGGACACCCGGCGGCGGGCCGAAATCAACCCGCTGCGGGTGCTTGACGACAAGCGCCCGGCGGTGCGCGAGGCGACCGCCGATGCGCCGGTGATGCTCGACCATCTCTCCGACGCGGCCAAGCAACACTTCGACACCGTGCTCGCGCACCTCGACGCGCTCGGGGTGCCGTACGTCATCAATCCGCGAATGGTGCGGGGCCTCGATTACTACACCAAGACCACGTTCGAATTCGTGCACGACGGTCTGGGCGCGCAATCGGGCATCGGCGGCGGTGGCCGCTACGACGGGCTGATGCGCCAGCTCGGCGGTCAGGACCTGTCCGGGATCGGGTTCGGGCTCGGCGTCGACCGCACGGTTCTGGCGCTGCGTGCCGAAGGCAAGACCGTCGGAAACCCAAGCCGCTGCGATGTTTTCGGCGTGCCGCTGGGTGAGCAGGCCAAGTTGGTGGTGGCGAGGCTGGCGGCGCTCTTACGGGCCGAAGGTGTGCGGGTCGATCTGGCCTACGGCGACCGTGGGCTCAAAGGCGCGATGCGCGCCGCCGATCGCTCCGGCGCACGCATCGCCCTGGTAGCAGGCGACCGGGACATC
- a CDS encoding peptidylprolyl isomerase, giving the protein MSEPPPYYPPPPPHYGSPYGPGPYPYPAPPPTNGMAIASLICAFVFAPLGIVFGHISLSQIKKSGEEGRGLAIAGLVISYLVTVLSIVVILAGVVFFSWMARELEKTGGAGIPRTMPGGSGQLPPFNPPATLGANCQYPATATPADKPVKPPVPGRTPTTPATADATIVTNAGPIVVHLDRAKAPCTVNSFESLVQQNYFDNTPCHRLTDEPSMSVLQCGDPTGQGRGGPGYRFANEYPTNQFRPFDPQLRQAVKYPRGTLAMANAGPDTNGSQFFIVYKDSMLPPTYTVFGQVDKTGFAIVDDLAATGIADGSHDGKPARPVTIKSIRLN; this is encoded by the coding sequence ATGAGCGAGCCTCCGCCGTACTACCCGCCGCCGCCACCGCACTACGGCTCGCCGTACGGGCCCGGGCCGTATCCCTATCCGGCGCCGCCGCCGACCAACGGGATGGCGATCGCGTCGCTGATCTGTGCGTTCGTGTTCGCCCCGCTGGGCATCGTGTTCGGCCACATCTCGCTGTCGCAGATCAAGAAATCCGGTGAGGAAGGCCGCGGCCTGGCCATCGCGGGGCTGGTGATCAGCTATCTGGTGACGGTTCTGAGCATCGTGGTGATCCTCGCCGGGGTGGTCTTCTTCTCCTGGATGGCTCGGGAGCTGGAGAAGACCGGCGGGGCCGGCATCCCACGCACCATGCCGGGCGGGAGCGGTCAACTGCCGCCGTTCAATCCGCCGGCCACCCTCGGCGCGAACTGCCAATACCCGGCCACGGCCACTCCGGCCGACAAGCCGGTCAAGCCGCCGGTGCCCGGCAGAACGCCGACCACGCCGGCGACGGCCGACGCGACGATCGTCACCAACGCCGGGCCGATCGTCGTGCACCTCGACAGGGCCAAGGCGCCGTGCACGGTCAACAGCTTCGAGAGCCTGGTGCAGCAGAACTATTTCGACAACACGCCCTGCCATCGGCTCACCGACGAACCGTCGATGTCGGTGCTGCAATGCGGCGACCCGACCGGCCAGGGCAGGGGCGGGCCGGGTTACCGGTTCGCCAACGAGTACCCCACGAACCAATTCCGGCCGTTCGACCCGCAACTCAGACAGGCCGTCAAATATCCGCGTGGCACGCTGGCCATGGCGAACGCCGGACCCGACACCAACGGCAGCCAGTTCTTCATCGTCTACAAAGATTCGATGCTGCCGCCGACGTACACCGTGTTCGGCCAGGTCGACAAGACCGGTTTCGCGATCGTCGACGACCTTGCCGCGACCGGTATCGCCGACGGTTCCCACGACGGGAAGCCGGCGAGACCGGTCACGATCAAGTCGATCCGGCTGAACTGA
- a CDS encoding peptidylprolyl isomerase: MPTNEQRRATAKRKLERQLERRAQQEKRRQLFVVIGGIVAIAVAAALVVTFVLTNKDVKDKTASGATSTAPVESDAPTTALPAAGGLPAFKPSANLGSNCQYPASPEPAAKKVDAPRSGKVPTSPATVSASMSTNQGNLGLVLDNAKAPCTVNSFASLAQKGYFNDTPCHRLTTSPSLSVLQCGDPTGNGTGGPGYQFANEYPTDQYPPNDPALQQPVVYPRGTLAMANAGPGTNGSQFFLVYKDSQLPPNYTAFGTIDATGLATLDKIAAGGVAGGGQDGKPATDVRIKSILLD; encoded by the coding sequence GTGCCCACCAACGAACAGCGACGTGCGACAGCCAAGCGCAAGCTCGAGCGACAGCTTGAGCGCCGTGCTCAACAGGAGAAGCGCCGACAGTTGTTCGTCGTGATCGGCGGCATCGTCGCGATCGCGGTGGCCGCGGCCCTGGTCGTCACGTTCGTGCTGACGAACAAGGACGTTAAGGACAAGACCGCGTCGGGCGCCACCAGTACCGCCCCGGTCGAGTCCGATGCGCCGACCACCGCTCTGCCCGCCGCCGGCGGCCTGCCGGCGTTCAAGCCCAGCGCGAACCTGGGCTCCAACTGCCAGTACCCGGCATCACCGGAGCCGGCCGCGAAGAAGGTCGACGCGCCCCGCAGCGGCAAGGTGCCCACCAGCCCCGCGACGGTCAGCGCCAGCATGAGCACCAATCAGGGCAACCTCGGCCTGGTGCTGGACAATGCGAAGGCTCCGTGCACGGTCAACAGCTTCGCCAGCCTGGCCCAGAAGGGCTACTTCAACGACACCCCCTGCCACCGGCTGACCACGTCACCGTCGCTGTCGGTGCTGCAGTGCGGCGACCCGACGGGCAACGGAACCGGCGGACCTGGCTACCAGTTCGCCAATGAGTACCCCACCGACCAGTACCCGCCGAACGACCCGGCCCTGCAGCAGCCGGTGGTCTACCCGCGCGGCACGCTGGCCATGGCAAACGCCGGGCCGGGCACCAACGGCAGCCAGTTCTTCCTGGTCTACAAGGATTCGCAGTTGCCGCCCAACTACACCGCGTTCGGCACGATCGACGCGACGGGCCTGGCGACGTTGGACAAGATCGCCGCGGGCGGGGTGGCCGGCGGAGGTCAGGACGGCAAGCCGGCGACGGATGTGCGGATCAAGTCGATCCTGCTGGACTAG
- a CDS encoding adenine phosphoribosyltransferase — translation MTASVTDVLKALTREVPDFPEPGIQFKDLTPVLADPHGLAVVTDAMAEIAEGADLVAGIDARGFLLGGAVAHRLGIGVLAVRKGGKLPPPVHSETYTLEYGTATLEIPADGIELAGRRVVIIDDVLATGGTLAAARALLTAGGADVPAAAVVLELPGLGGRERVAPLQVTSLQTI, via the coding sequence ATGACGGCTTCGGTCACCGACGTCCTTAAGGCGCTGACCCGCGAGGTGCCCGACTTCCCGGAACCGGGCATCCAATTCAAAGACCTCACCCCGGTGCTGGCCGACCCGCACGGCCTGGCCGTGGTGACTGACGCGATGGCCGAGATCGCCGAGGGTGCCGACCTGGTCGCCGGCATCGACGCCCGCGGGTTCCTGCTCGGCGGTGCGGTCGCCCATCGTCTCGGCATCGGTGTGCTGGCCGTCCGCAAGGGCGGAAAGCTGCCCCCGCCGGTGCACAGCGAGACCTACACCCTCGAATACGGCACGGCCACCTTGGAGATCCCCGCCGACGGGATCGAGCTGGCCGGCCGGCGTGTGGTCATCATCGACGACGTCCTCGCCACCGGTGGGACCCTGGCCGCCGCGCGTGCGTTGCTGACGGCCGGTGGCGCTGACGTGCCCGCCGCTGCGGTGGTACTGGAACTGCCCGGTCTCGGCGGCCGCGAGAGGGTCGCACCCCTGCAGGTCACCAGCCTGCAAACTATCTGA
- a CDS encoding MBL fold metallo-hydrolase produces the protein MLLTGFPAGMLACNCYVLAPRAGADAIVVDPGQRAFATLRRILDENRLTPAAVLLTHGHIDHIWSAQKVGDTFGCPVYIHPEDRFMLADPIRGFGPRLGQIALGALFREPKQVVELHRDGDKIELGGITVTVDHTPGHTKGSVVFRVDRAGGRDPMAFTGDTLFKQSVGRTDLPGGSGRDLLGSIVEKLLVLDDDTLVLPGHGASTTIGLERRTNPFLEGLK, from the coding sequence GTGTTGCTCACCGGGTTTCCGGCCGGCATGTTGGCGTGCAATTGCTACGTGCTGGCCCCACGCGCCGGGGCCGACGCCATCGTCGTCGACCCAGGCCAGCGTGCTTTTGCCACCCTGCGGCGCATTCTCGACGAGAATCGGCTGACCCCGGCCGCGGTTCTGCTCACCCATGGGCACATCGACCACATCTGGTCGGCGCAGAAGGTGGGCGACACGTTCGGCTGCCCGGTGTACATCCACCCCGAGGACCGCTTCATGCTGGCCGACCCGATCCGTGGGTTCGGTCCCCGGCTGGGTCAGATCGCGCTCGGAGCGCTGTTCCGGGAGCCGAAACAGGTAGTCGAACTGCACCGCGACGGGGACAAGATCGAACTCGGTGGCATCACGGTGACCGTCGACCACACGCCGGGCCACACGAAGGGGTCGGTGGTGTTCCGGGTGGATCGCGCCGGAGGACGGGATCCGATGGCGTTCACCGGCGACACGCTGTTCAAACAATCGGTCGGCCGTACCGATCTGCCGGGCGGCAGCGGCCGCGACCTGCTGGGCTCGATCGTCGAAAAATTGCTGGTGCTCGACGACGACACCCTGGTATTACCGGGACACGGCGCATCCACGACGATCGGCCTCGAACGCCGTACCAACCCATTTCTCGAAGGTCTGAAGTGA
- a CDS encoding RelA/SpoT family protein gives MAEDNGAVTAAPAPVSDVPPTEPRAETPKTTSSASRRVRARLARRMTSQRSTVNPVLEPLVAVHREFYPKADLSILQRAYEVAEAKHADQMRRSGDPYITHPLAVANILAELGMDTITLVAALLHDTVEDTGYAMETLTTDFGEEVAHLVDGVTKLDKVALGNAAEGETIRKMIIAMARDPRVLVIKVADRLHNMRTMRFLPPEKQARKARETLEVIAPLAHRLGMATVKWELEDLSFAILHPKRYEEIVRLVADRAPSRDTYLAKVRVEITAALSGMKINATVEGRPKHYWSIYQKMIVKGRDFDDIHDLVGVRILCEEIRDCYAAVGVVHSLWQPMPGRFKDYIAQPRFGVYQSLHTTVVGPEGKPLEVQIRTRDMHDTAEFGIAAHWRYKESKGRNGVPHPHASAEIDETAWMRQLLDWQREAADPGEFLESLRYDLAVQEIFVFTPKGDVVTLPAGSTPVDFAYAVHTEVGHRCIGARVDGRLVALERKLENGERVEVFTSKAPNAGPSRDWQGFVVSPRAKAKIRQWFAKERRDEALEAGKDSIAREVRRGGLPLQKLVNAEAMSALAQELRYADVSALYTAVGEGHVSPRHVVQRLVAQLGGAESAEDELAERSTPATMPVRQRSTDDTGVAVPGAPGVLTKLAKCCTPVPGDNIMGFVTRGGGVSVHRTDCTNAASLQQQSERIIEVNWAPSPTSVFLVAIQVEALDRHRLLSDVTRVLADERVNILSASVTTSNDRVAVSRFTFEMGDPKHLGHVLNAVRNVEGVYDVYRVTSAA, from the coding sequence ATGGCAGAGGACAACGGCGCCGTGACCGCGGCGCCCGCGCCGGTCTCCGACGTCCCGCCCACGGAGCCGCGGGCTGAAACCCCGAAGACCACCAGCAGCGCATCGCGGCGGGTGCGCGCCCGGCTGGCGCGGCGGATGACCTCGCAGCGCAGCACGGTCAACCCGGTCCTCGAACCGCTCGTCGCGGTGCACCGCGAGTTCTACCCGAAGGCCGACCTGTCGATCCTGCAGCGGGCCTACGAGGTGGCCGAGGCCAAGCACGCCGATCAGATGCGCCGCTCGGGCGACCCGTACATCACCCACCCGCTGGCCGTCGCGAACATACTGGCCGAGCTGGGTATGGACACCATCACGTTGGTGGCCGCGCTGCTGCACGACACCGTCGAAGACACCGGCTACGCGATGGAGACGCTGACCACCGACTTCGGTGAAGAGGTCGCCCACCTGGTCGACGGGGTGACCAAGCTGGACAAGGTCGCATTGGGTAACGCGGCCGAGGGCGAAACCATCCGCAAGATGATCATCGCGATGGCGCGGGATCCGCGGGTGCTGGTCATCAAGGTGGCCGACCGGTTGCACAACATGCGCACCATGCGGTTCCTGCCGCCGGAGAAGCAGGCCCGAAAGGCTCGCGAAACGCTGGAAGTCATTGCACCCCTTGCGCATCGGCTGGGTATGGCCACCGTCAAGTGGGAGCTGGAAGACCTGTCCTTCGCGATCCTGCATCCCAAACGCTACGAGGAGATCGTCCGGCTGGTCGCCGACCGGGCGCCGTCACGCGACACCTACCTGGCCAAGGTGCGCGTCGAGATCACCGCCGCGCTGTCCGGGATGAAGATCAACGCCACCGTCGAAGGCAGGCCCAAGCACTACTGGTCGATCTACCAGAAGATGATCGTCAAGGGCCGCGACTTCGACGACATCCACGACCTGGTCGGTGTCCGGATCCTGTGCGAGGAGATCCGCGACTGCTATGCCGCTGTCGGCGTTGTGCATTCGCTGTGGCAGCCGATGCCCGGCCGATTCAAGGACTACATCGCCCAGCCGCGGTTCGGGGTGTACCAATCGCTGCACACCACGGTCGTCGGGCCGGAGGGCAAGCCGCTGGAGGTGCAGATCCGCACCCGCGACATGCACGACACCGCGGAGTTCGGTATCGCGGCGCACTGGCGGTACAAAGAATCCAAGGGCCGCAACGGTGTTCCCCATCCGCACGCGTCCGCCGAGATCGACGAGACGGCGTGGATGCGCCAGCTTCTGGACTGGCAGCGGGAAGCCGCGGACCCCGGCGAGTTCCTGGAATCGCTGCGTTACGACCTTGCGGTGCAGGAGATCTTCGTGTTCACCCCGAAGGGGGACGTGGTCACGCTGCCGGCCGGGTCGACGCCGGTCGACTTCGCCTATGCCGTGCACACCGAGGTCGGCCACCGCTGCATCGGCGCACGGGTCGACGGCCGCCTGGTCGCCTTGGAGCGCAAGCTCGAAAACGGCGAGCGGGTCGAGGTTTTCACCTCCAAGGCACCCAACGCCGGCCCGTCCCGCGACTGGCAGGGATTCGTGGTGTCCCCGCGGGCCAAAGCCAAGATCCGGCAGTGGTTCGCCAAGGAGCGCCGGGACGAGGCGCTCGAGGCGGGCAAGGATTCGATCGCCCGCGAGGTGCGTCGGGGCGGGCTGCCGCTGCAGAAACTGGTCAACGCCGAGGCGATGTCCGCACTGGCCCAGGAATTGCGGTATGCGGACGTCTCCGCGCTGTACACGGCGGTCGGGGAGGGCCACGTCTCGCCGCGGCACGTCGTGCAGCGGTTGGTGGCCCAGCTTGGTGGGGCTGAGAGCGCCGAAGACGAACTGGCCGAGCGCTCCACGCCGGCGACCATGCCGGTGCGTCAGCGCAGCACCGACGACACCGGGGTGGCCGTGCCGGGCGCGCCCGGGGTGCTGACCAAACTGGCCAAGTGTTGCACGCCGGTGCCGGGCGACAACATCATGGGCTTCGTCACCCGCGGCGGCGGGGTCAGTGTGCACCGCACGGACTGCACGAATGCCGCGTCGTTGCAACAACAGTCGGAGCGCATCATCGAGGTGAACTGGGCGCCGTCGCCGACGTCGGTTTTCCTGGTGGCCATCCAGGTCGAGGCTCTCGACCGGCACCGGCTGCTTTCCGACGTCACGCGAGTGCTGGCCGACGAGCGGGTCAACATCCTGTCAGCCTCGGTGACCACGTCCAACGATCGAGTTGCCGTGAGCCGCTTCACTTTCGAGATGGGTGACCCGAAGCACCTGGGCCACGTGCTGAACGCGGTCCGTAATGTCGAAGGCGTCTACGACGTCTACCGGGTGACGAGCGCGGCCTGA